Proteins encoded by one window of Desulfovibrio sp.:
- the rbr gene encoding rubrerythrin: MKSLKGSQTEKNILTAFAGESQARNRYDYFAGRAKNDGFVLVQEIFVETALQEKEHAKRLFKFLEGGDVEITAAYPAGVIADSEANLIAAASGENHEHTVMYPEFAATADKEGFSEVAAVMRQIAVAEAYHEKRFLTLAKDIKEGRMFMRTKPTVWRCLNCGCLVEGDHAPEMCPACAHPKAYFAELNYTF, from the coding sequence ATGAAATCGCTGAAAGGCAGCCAGACGGAAAAAAATATTCTTACAGCCTTTGCTGGTGAATCTCAGGCGCGTAACCGCTATGACTACTTTGCCGGGCGGGCCAAGAATGACGGTTTTGTGCTGGTGCAGGAAATTTTTGTAGAAACTGCCTTGCAGGAAAAAGAACACGCCAAGCGCCTGTTCAAGTTTCTTGAAGGCGGAGATGTAGAAATCACGGCGGCGTACCCTGCCGGGGTCATCGCTGATAGCGAAGCCAACCTTATCGCAGCCGCCAGTGGTGAAAACCACGAGCACACCGTCATGTATCCTGAATTTGCGGCTACGGCAGACAAAGAAGGTTTTTCTGAGGTTGCTGCCGTCATGCGCCAGATTGCCGTTGCCGAGGCCTACCATGAAAAGCGTTTTCTTACGCTTGCCAAGGATATCAAGGAAGGGCGCATGTTCATGCGCACCAAGCCCACGGTATGGCGTTGTCTGAATTGCGGCTGTCTTGTGGAGGGTGACCACGCTCCCGAGATGTGCCCCGCCTGTGCGCATCCCAAGGCCTACTTTGCCGAGCTCAACTACACGTTCTAG
- a CDS encoding FlxA-like family protein, whose protein sequence is MSTTGIGNLLGSSSAEAVYKVGLGSNTIRTRSDSSDSGDTVDISDEAKKLFSEKIHMYDKGSSTATPSQSAESKDETSAETADGETGEAGGGGSTKAGGAGGGGGNGSSSDPTEKIKKQIESLKSQLSSLASHAGSGSSTAVESKIQSLEAQIAALEAQLAEAESTSA, encoded by the coding sequence ATGAGTACAACAGGGATTGGCAATCTGTTGGGTTCCAGCAGCGCAGAGGCTGTTTACAAGGTTGGTCTGGGGTCGAATACCATCCGCACGCGCAGTGATTCGTCCGATTCAGGCGACACCGTTGATATTTCTGATGAAGCCAAGAAGCTTTTTTCTGAAAAAATCCACATGTACGACAAGGGTTCGTCCACGGCCACGCCTTCGCAATCAGCGGAAAGCAAGGACGAAACCTCTGCCGAAACTGCCGATGGTGAAACCGGCGAAGCCGGTGGAGGAGGTTCGACCAAGGCCGGTGGCGCTGGCGGCGGTGGCGGTAACGGCAGTTCTTCTGATCCTACCGAGAAGATCAAAAAACAGATTGAGTCCCTGAAGAGCCAGCTTTCCAGCCTGGCCAGCCATGCTGGCAGCGGCAGCAGCACGGCGGTGGAAAGTAAAATCCAGTCGCTCGAGGCGCAGATTGCAGCTCTCGAAGCACAGCTTGCCGAAGCAGAGTCGACTTCTGCTTGA
- a CDS encoding YgjP-like metallopeptidase domain-containing protein, which translates to MPARKVPAAPLHDLPATVEFPLTDGTRLTASVRLSTRARRAKLSLTPRGGLVLTIPLSMGPAQLQSSLPLFLPWLERARATLLRRVPAPQLPPSITLPLTGEFFAVVPGGDMAAGRKAATAQTGKTATVQVANGARRLLLVESADQVRLYGAVDDISLCAQALRQWCRKKAARLLPPYLEQLATTEGFALAGVSVRDQSGRWGSCSRLRRGHTPQPGAQRSKLPQGAFGRTRSLEQLTTRIRNFFSTPPMPVTYDAAPSFAQGGSPLAPACPEGRISLNWRALLLPAPLLEHLCWHELCHLRHMDHSPAYREELARFSPQWPAHEKALNAAWRGLPWWALPGEDASPIR; encoded by the coding sequence ATGCCTGCCCGCAAAGTCCCTGCCGCCCCTCTGCACGATCTGCCTGCCACGGTAGAATTTCCCCTGACCGACGGCACGCGCCTAACGGCGTCGGTGCGCCTCTCAACCCGTGCCCGCAGGGCAAAACTGTCGCTTACGCCTCGAGGCGGCCTTGTGCTGACTATCCCGCTGAGCATGGGACCAGCACAGCTTCAATCAAGCTTGCCGCTCTTCTTGCCCTGGCTGGAGCGCGCCCGCGCAACCCTGTTGCGCAGGGTTCCCGCCCCCCAGTTGCCGCCCAGTATCACCCTGCCGCTCACGGGCGAATTTTTTGCCGTTGTACCCGGTGGCGATATGGCGGCAGGCCGCAAAGCCGCCACGGCGCAAACCGGCAAAACCGCCACAGTGCAGGTTGCCAACGGCGCACGGCGTTTGCTGTTGGTGGAAAGCGCGGATCAGGTGCGCCTGTACGGCGCCGTAGATGACATATCCTTATGCGCGCAGGCCCTGCGCCAGTGGTGCCGCAAAAAAGCAGCCCGCCTGCTGCCGCCGTATCTGGAACAGCTTGCGACAACGGAAGGATTTGCCCTTGCGGGTGTGAGCGTGCGGGACCAGAGCGGACGCTGGGGCAGTTGCTCCCGTCTGCGCAGGGGGCACACCCCTCAGCCCGGAGCGCAGCGGTCAAAACTGCCGCAAGGGGCTTTTGGCCGCACCAGATCGCTGGAACAGCTCACCACGCGCATCCGCAACTTTTTTTCCACTCCGCCCATGCCCGTTACATATGACGCGGCCCCCTCCTTTGCCCAAGGCGGCTCACCCCTCGCGCCTGCATGCCCCGAGGGGCGCATCAGCCTCAACTGGCGCGCTCTGCTTCTGCCTGCCCCGCTGCTGGAGCACTTGTGCTGGCATGAGCTGTGCCACTTGCGCCATATGGATCATTCCCCGGCCTACCGGGAGGAGCTTGCCCGCTTTTCGCCCCAATGGCCCGCGCATGAAAAGGCGCTCAATGCCGCATGGCGGGGCTTGCCCTGGTGGGCACTGCCCGGCGAAGACGCCTCCCCCATCCGCTGA
- a CDS encoding Orn/Lys/Arg decarboxylase N-terminal domain-containing protein translates to MPIDKHEWPVLIVSGEFDAATDEGCRLRELKKQLVENKGCSVLISLRYEDAINIFASRADLGTVIIDWDIQCEDPGEQATAAELLEGIRQRNKTIPVVLLTDHSELENLPTDVLSKVDDCIWKITDTVDFLAGRIEVLVSDYLQTVYPAFFGGMARYANEYKYA, encoded by the coding sequence ATGCCCATAGACAAGCATGAATGGCCTGTATTGATTGTTTCTGGTGAATTTGATGCGGCAACAGATGAAGGTTGCAGACTGCGCGAGCTGAAGAAACAGCTTGTGGAAAACAAAGGCTGCTCTGTTCTCATATCCCTGCGATATGAAGACGCAATAAATATTTTTGCATCCCGCGCAGACCTTGGAACTGTCATAATAGACTGGGACATACAGTGCGAAGACCCCGGCGAGCAGGCAACGGCAGCAGAGTTGCTTGAGGGCATCCGTCAGCGCAACAAAACCATCCCGGTCGTGCTGCTCACTGACCATTCCGAGCTGGAAAATCTGCCCACGGATGTTCTTTCCAAAGTGGACGACTGCATCTGGAAGATAACAGATACCGTGGATTTTCTGGCCGGACGCATTGAAGTGCTGGTCAGCGATTACCTGCAAACGGTGTATCCGGCCTTTTTCGGCGGCATGGCCCGCTACGCCAATGAATACAAATACGCTTAG